In Patulibacter sp. SYSU D01012, a single window of DNA contains:
- a CDS encoding carboxyl transferase domain-containing protein, producing METVETQELTAPVAGAVVRVEVAVGDTVRAGDELLVVESMKTEFGVVAERDGTVLHLRVAPGAAVEAGAPVLTLRPATGAAGDEGSAAAGTAAGGAAGGGRGARAGGADAGAPARPAGAIRPDLAEVRRRQALTRDAARPDVVAKRHARGRRTARENLADLCDPGTFAEYGALAVAAQRSRRPLQELLERTPADGLVCGVAGVNGERVGADRAHAVVLSYDATVLAGTQGHRNHAKTDRMFDLALRRRLPVVLFAEGGGGRPGDTDVPTASWLDVPTFHAFARLSGTVPLVGVASGRCFAGNAALLGCCDVVIATEDATIGMGGPAMIEGGGLGVYAPEEVGPIDVMEENGVVDVTAADDAEAVAVAQEVLSFFQGPVADWRAPDPRALRDVVPERRVRAYDVRRAIAGIADVDGWIELRPAFGTSMVTALVRVEGRPYGLLANDPSRLGGAIDSAAADKAARFLGLCDAHGLPVVALCDTPGFMVGPEAERSGTVRHVSRMFVAGANLTVPLATIVLRKAYGLGAMAMAGGSMKAPLATVGWPTAEMGAMGLEGAVRLGFRAELDAVADPQERQALFDRMVDAAYEHGKGLNAASMFELDDVIDPADTRRWIVAALGDHEPRRPGPGGGADRRPFVDPW from the coding sequence ATGGAGACGGTGGAGACGCAGGAGCTGACGGCCCCGGTGGCGGGCGCGGTCGTGCGGGTGGAGGTCGCGGTCGGCGACACGGTCCGCGCGGGCGACGAGCTGCTCGTGGTCGAGTCGATGAAGACGGAGTTCGGCGTCGTCGCCGAGCGCGACGGCACCGTCCTGCACCTGCGGGTCGCGCCGGGCGCCGCGGTCGAGGCCGGCGCGCCGGTCCTGACGCTGCGGCCGGCGACGGGGGCGGCGGGCGACGAGGGGAGCGCGGCCGCCGGGACCGCGGCCGGCGGCGCGGCGGGCGGCGGCCGCGGCGCCCGGGCCGGGGGCGCGGACGCCGGCGCCCCCGCGCGGCCCGCCGGCGCCATCCGCCCCGACCTGGCCGAGGTCCGCCGTCGCCAGGCGCTGACCCGCGACGCCGCGCGCCCCGACGTCGTCGCCAAGCGCCACGCCCGCGGGCGCCGCACCGCACGCGAGAACCTGGCCGACCTGTGCGACCCGGGGACGTTCGCGGAGTACGGCGCGCTCGCCGTGGCGGCGCAGCGCTCGCGTCGTCCGCTCCAGGAGCTGCTCGAGCGCACGCCCGCGGACGGCCTGGTCTGCGGCGTGGCGGGCGTCAACGGCGAGCGCGTCGGGGCCGACCGCGCCCACGCCGTCGTCCTCTCCTACGACGCCACCGTCCTGGCCGGGACGCAGGGTCACCGCAACCACGCGAAGACCGACCGGATGTTCGACCTGGCGCTGCGCCGGCGGCTGCCGGTGGTGCTCTTCGCCGAGGGCGGCGGCGGGCGGCCCGGCGACACCGACGTGCCGACGGCGTCGTGGCTCGACGTCCCGACCTTCCACGCGTTCGCGCGTCTGTCGGGGACCGTGCCGCTCGTCGGCGTCGCGTCGGGGCGCTGCTTCGCCGGCAACGCGGCGCTGCTCGGCTGCTGCGACGTCGTGATCGCCACCGAGGACGCGACGATCGGCATGGGCGGCCCCGCGATGATCGAGGGCGGCGGCCTGGGCGTCTACGCGCCCGAGGAGGTCGGCCCGATCGACGTGATGGAGGAGAACGGCGTCGTCGACGTCACCGCCGCGGACGACGCGGAGGCCGTCGCGGTGGCGCAGGAGGTCCTCTCGTTCTTCCAGGGGCCCGTCGCCGACTGGCGCGCCCCCGATCCGCGCGCGCTCCGCGACGTCGTGCCCGAGCGGCGGGTGCGCGCCTACGACGTGCGCCGCGCGATCGCGGGGATCGCCGACGTCGACGGCTGGATCGAGCTGCGGCCCGCGTTCGGCACGAGCATGGTGACCGCGCTCGTCCGCGTCGAGGGCCGGCCGTACGGGCTGCTCGCGAACGACCCGTCGCGGCTGGGCGGCGCCATCGACTCCGCGGCCGCCGACAAGGCCGCGCGGTTCCTGGGCCTGTGCGACGCCCACGGGCTGCCGGTGGTCGCGCTCTGCGACACGCCGGGGTTCATGGTCGGCCCCGAGGCCGAGCGCTCCGGCACCGTCCGGCACGTCTCGCGGATGTTCGTGGCGGGCGCCAACCTGACCGTCCCGCTCGCCACGATCGTGCTGCGCAAGGCCTACGGGCTCGGCGCGATGGCGATGGCGGGCGGCAGCATGAAGGCGCCGCTGGCGACCGTCGGCTGGCCGACCGCCGAGATGGGCGCGATGGGCCTGGAGGGCGCGGTGCGCCTGGGCTTCCGCGCCGAGCTGGACGCCGTCGCGGACCCGCAGGAGCGGCAGGCGCTGTTCGACCGGATGGTGGACGCCGCGTACGAGCACGGCAAGGGCCTGAACGCCGCGTCGATGTTCGAGCTCGACGACGTGATCGACCCGGCCGACACGCGCCGCTGGATCGTCGCGGCGCTCGGCGACCACGAGCCGCGCCGGCCGGGGCCCGGCGGCGGCGCGGACCGGCGGCCGTTCGTCGACCCCTGGTAG
- a CDS encoding universal stress protein yields the protein MFGSIVVGTDGSETADQAVKEAISMAAALKARLEIVSAYEPVSGSRLREEAKQAPADVEWMVNERADVEVTLTEAKERATKAGVGDVRTYARQGDPADAILDVAEEFGSDLIVVGNKGMTGAKRFLLGSVPNKISHHAPCSVLIVRTT from the coding sequence ATGTTCGGCTCGATCGTGGTCGGCACCGACGGTTCGGAGACCGCCGACCAGGCGGTGAAGGAGGCCATCTCCATGGCCGCCGCGCTGAAGGCACGCCTCGAGATCGTCTCGGCCTACGAGCCCGTGTCCGGCTCGCGTCTGCGCGAGGAGGCCAAGCAGGCCCCGGCCGACGTCGAGTGGATGGTCAACGAGCGCGCCGACGTCGAGGTCACGCTGACCGAGGCGAAGGAGCGCGCGACGAAGGCCGGCGTCGGCGACGTCCGCACCTACGCGCGCCAGGGCGACCCGGCCGACGCGATCCTCGACGTCGCCGAGGAGTTCGGCAGCGACCTCATCGTCGTGGGCAACAAGGGCATGACGGGCGCCAAGCGCTTCCTGCTCGGCTCCGTGCCGAACAAGATCAGCCACCACGCGCCCTGCTCGGTCCTCATCGTCCGCACGACCTAG
- a CDS encoding adenosylcobinamide-GDP ribazoletransferase produces MPAGPSAPPLPRVLDGPRHAVGFLTRVPVPFGPDEAPALGAAVPWFPVVGAAVGAAGGGVLALAGLLPGAEGTGVAAALGLGAAAVVTGALHEDGLADVADGLGVLGDRERRLAVLRDSRIGTFGALALLLWVLVCWSALRGMTTGDAVAALVAAGATSRWAILVHATLGRPARPDGAVHALRVRPAGGAVATAVAAAAATLALGVVPGLTALVAAALVGALVAAGVRRALGGITGDTCGAAAALAQAATLLVALAFAA; encoded by the coding sequence GTGCCCGCCGGTCCCTCCGCGCCGCCCCTGCCGCGCGTCCTCGACGGCCCGCGCCACGCCGTCGGGTTCCTCACCCGCGTGCCCGTGCCGTTCGGCCCGGATGAGGCGCCGGCCCTGGGCGCGGCGGTGCCGTGGTTCCCCGTCGTCGGCGCGGCGGTCGGCGCCGCCGGCGGCGGGGTGCTCGCCCTCGCGGGGCTGCTGCCGGGCGCCGAGGGAACCGGGGTCGCGGCGGCGCTGGGGTTGGGGGCCGCCGCCGTGGTGACGGGCGCGCTGCACGAGGACGGCCTGGCCGACGTCGCCGACGGGCTCGGCGTCCTCGGGGACCGCGAGCGGCGGCTCGCCGTCCTGCGGGACTCGCGGATCGGGACGTTCGGCGCGCTCGCCCTGCTGCTGTGGGTGCTCGTCTGCTGGAGCGCCCTGCGCGGCATGACGACGGGGGACGCGGTCGCGGCGCTCGTCGCGGCCGGCGCGACGTCGCGCTGGGCGATCCTCGTCCACGCCACGCTCGGCCGGCCCGCCCGGCCCGACGGCGCGGTGCACGCCCTGCGGGTGCGGCCCGCCGGCGGCGCGGTCGCCACCGCGGTCGCGGCCGCGGCCGCGACGCTCGCCCTCGGCGTCGTCCCGGGCCTGACCGCGCTCGTGGCCGCCGCGCTCGTCGGCGCGCTCGTCGCCGCGGGGGTGCGCCGCGCGCTCGGCGGCATCACGGGCGACACGTGCGGCGCCGCCGCCGCGCTGGCCCAGGCGGCGACGCTGCTCGTCGCGCTCGCCTTCGCCGCCTGA
- the tadA gene encoding tRNA adenosine(34) deaminase TadA: MPAPAATPPALPPLDHERWMREAIVEAREAERHGDVPIGAVVVADDGTVLGRGRNERERDEDPTAHAEILALRGAAAALGTWRVHDATLYVTLEPCAMCAGAIVLSRIPRVVYGCTDPKAGACGSVLDVTAEPRLNHRPDVVGGVLADDCAGLLRAFFAARRGRRKRGTPRVGSPAEG, translated from the coding sequence GTGCCCGCCCCGGCCGCGACGCCCCCGGCCCTGCCGCCGCTCGACCACGAGCGCTGGATGCGCGAGGCGATCGTCGAGGCCCGCGAGGCCGAGCGCCACGGCGACGTGCCGATCGGCGCGGTCGTCGTCGCGGACGACGGCACGGTCCTGGGCCGCGGCCGCAACGAGCGCGAGCGCGACGAGGATCCGACGGCGCACGCCGAGATCCTCGCCCTGCGCGGGGCCGCCGCCGCGCTCGGCACCTGGCGCGTCCACGACGCCACGCTGTACGTGACGCTCGAGCCGTGCGCGATGTGCGCCGGGGCGATCGTCCTCTCGCGGATCCCCCGCGTCGTCTACGGCTGCACGGACCCGAAGGCGGGCGCGTGCGGCAGTGTCCTAGACGTCACGGCCGAGCCGCGGCTGAACCACCGTCCGGACGTCGTCGGGGGCGTCCTGGCGGACGACTGCGCGGGGCTGCTGCGCGCGTTCTTCGCCGCCCGGCGCGGACGCCGCAAGCGCGGAACCCCCCGCGTGGGCAGCCCCGCCGAGGGGTAG
- the cobT gene encoding nicotinate-nucleotide--dimethylbenzimidazole phosphoribosyltransferase, translating to MDEGPQGYVRPATPEGFDPSRAAERAEDPAGWAFPAPARAALAEIIGARRDIRRFRPDPVPDDVLERVLGAAHRGPSVGLSQPWRFVVVRDQETRVAMRGLAQRERLRQAERFSDRARHFLDQKVEGIVDAPLAVVVCCDPGDPDVEVLGRGTIPETAVHSTACAIQNLWLTARAEGLGVGWVSFYERSDLRTLLGIPDRVDPMAWLCLGWPDERPVRPGLEAAGWAQRAPLSAVVAHERWPAEDLSPVGGAVPVTGAETTTLGVAPTDAARVPRRPAATEREEDVPAAVAALVDAVGLPDERVAVAVRDRADRLVKPAGSLGALETTIERWAAWSGDVPPAPLRPAMLVLAADHGHVARGTSLYASHVSAQIAAAAARGGTAIGVLARHHAGRLLVADLGLQGATPPGVRPARVRDGGTDDLGAGPAMTPDELTAAITTGAALAGELLDRGAGCLLPGEIGIGNTTAAAALACALAGLTPELAVGRGAGADAAGLERKRAVVRGALERAGRPATPLAALRELGGFELAGVVGALLEAGRRRVPVVLDGFAIGVAALAAVRLCPPLREGLVAGHRSAEPAHGAVLAQLGLEPLLDLRLRLGEASGAALALPLLEQAGRLHRDMETFAEAGVDGPAPRA from the coding sequence ATGGACGAGGGACCGCAGGGCTACGTCCGCCCCGCCACGCCCGAGGGCTTCGACCCCTCGCGCGCCGCGGAGCGCGCCGAGGACCCGGCCGGCTGGGCGTTCCCCGCGCCGGCCCGCGCGGCGCTCGCCGAGATCATCGGGGCGCGCCGCGACATCCGTCGCTTCCGCCCCGACCCCGTCCCGGACGACGTGCTCGAGCGCGTGCTGGGCGCCGCGCACCGGGGGCCGTCCGTCGGGCTCTCGCAGCCGTGGCGGTTCGTCGTCGTCCGCGACCAGGAGACGCGCGTGGCGATGCGCGGCCTGGCGCAGCGCGAGCGGCTGCGCCAGGCCGAGCGCTTCTCCGACCGCGCCCGGCACTTCCTCGACCAGAAGGTGGAGGGCATCGTCGACGCGCCGCTCGCCGTCGTCGTCTGCTGCGACCCCGGCGACCCCGACGTCGAGGTGCTGGGGCGCGGCACGATCCCCGAGACGGCGGTCCACTCGACGGCCTGCGCCATCCAGAACCTGTGGCTGACGGCGCGCGCGGAGGGGCTCGGCGTCGGCTGGGTGAGCTTCTACGAGCGCTCCGACCTGCGCACCCTCCTGGGGATCCCCGACCGCGTGGACCCGATGGCCTGGCTGTGCCTGGGCTGGCCGGACGAGCGCCCCGTCCGTCCCGGGCTCGAGGCCGCCGGCTGGGCGCAGCGCGCGCCGCTGTCGGCGGTCGTCGCGCACGAGCGCTGGCCCGCGGAGGACCTGTCGCCCGTCGGCGGCGCCGTGCCGGTGACCGGGGCCGAGACGACCACGCTGGGGGTGGCCCCGACGGACGCCGCCCGGGTCCCGCGCCGGCCCGCGGCGACGGAGCGGGAGGAGGACGTGCCCGCGGCCGTGGCGGCCCTCGTCGACGCGGTGGGCCTGCCCGACGAGCGCGTGGCCGTCGCGGTGCGCGACCGCGCCGACCGGCTCGTCAAGCCGGCCGGCAGCCTGGGCGCGCTCGAGACGACGATCGAGCGCTGGGCCGCGTGGAGCGGCGACGTGCCGCCCGCGCCGCTGCGCCCGGCGATGCTCGTCCTGGCCGCCGACCACGGGCACGTCGCCCGCGGCACGTCGCTCTACGCCTCGCACGTGTCGGCGCAGATCGCGGCCGCGGCGGCCCGGGGCGGCACGGCGATCGGCGTGCTGGCCCGCCACCACGCCGGCCGGCTGCTCGTCGCGGACCTGGGACTGCAGGGCGCGACGCCGCCCGGCGTGCGCCCGGCCCGCGTGCGCGACGGGGGCACGGACGACCTGGGCGCCGGCCCCGCGATGACGCCGGACGAGCTGACGGCGGCGATCACGACGGGCGCGGCGCTGGCCGGCGAGCTACTCGACCGCGGCGCGGGCTGCCTGCTGCCGGGCGAGATCGGCATCGGCAACACCACCGCGGCCGCCGCGCTGGCCTGCGCGCTGGCGGGCCTGACGCCCGAGCTGGCCGTCGGCCGCGGGGCCGGGGCCGACGCGGCGGGGCTGGAGCGCAAGCGGGCCGTCGTCCGGGGGGCGCTCGAGCGGGCCGGGAGGCCGGCGACGCCGCTCGCGGCGCTGCGCGAGCTCGGCGGCTTCGAGCTCGCGGGCGTCGTCGGCGCGCTGCTCGAGGCGGGGCGCCGACGCGTGCCGGTCGTGCTGGACGGCTTCGCGATCGGCGTCGCCGCGCTCGCGGCGGTGCGGCTGTGTCCGCCGCTGCGCGAGGGGCTCGTCGCCGGGCACCGCTCCGCCGAGCCTGCGCACGGCGCCGTCCTGGCGCAGCTGGGCCTGGAGCCGCTGCTGGACCTGCGGCTGCGGCTGGGGGAGGCGTCGGGCGCGGCGCTCGCCCTCCCGCTGCTCGAGCAGGCGGGGCGGCTGCACCGCGACATGGAGACGTTCGCCGAGGCGGGCGTCGACGGGCCCGCGCCGCGGGCCTAG